The following proteins are co-located in the Gordonia polyisoprenivorans genome:
- a CDS encoding NUDIX domain-containing protein has product MAARIPQLSAGLLIHRNTALGVEVLLAHPGGPLWARKDDGAWSIPKGLVEDGEELLVAARREFAEEIGQTAPDGEVIELGEVRLKSGKRVVAFGIDGDLDVSVVTSNTFEMPWPPRSGKTHAFPEIDRAEWFSPDDARRKLNPAQVAFIDRLLERHSPNP; this is encoded by the coding sequence GTGGCAGCACGGATTCCCCAGCTCAGTGCCGGGTTACTGATTCATCGGAACACGGCACTCGGCGTCGAGGTCCTGCTCGCGCATCCGGGTGGACCGCTGTGGGCGCGCAAGGACGACGGAGCGTGGTCGATCCCGAAGGGACTCGTCGAGGACGGTGAGGAACTCCTCGTCGCCGCCCGCCGCGAATTCGCCGAGGAGATCGGTCAGACGGCACCCGACGGTGAGGTCATCGAGCTCGGTGAGGTGCGGCTCAAGAGCGGTAAACGAGTCGTCGCCTTCGGGATCGACGGTGACCTCGACGTCTCCGTCGTCACCAGCAATACCTTCGAGATGCCGTGGCCGCCACGGTCCGGGAAGACCCATGCCTTCCCGGAGATCGACCGTGCGGAATGGTTTTCTCCCGACGACGCACGCCGCAAGCTCAATCCGGCGCAGGTCGCCTTCATCGACCGGTTACTCGAGCGCCACTCGCCGAACCCCTGA